The window TCCAAGTTTTCACATCTTTTCCAATTTTCACATTTTCCTTTTCTCCTAAACTCTCTCAATATCTCTAAAGCCATCCCTTTTTCCCATTTCTCCGACCAACACTACCACTTGCACACTACCTCATAAGTATATTTTTATTTCTCTCTACATTATTTTAGGAAACTTGTAAACGTAAGTAGTTTATTCTTCTCTACATATTTTGCAGTATATCTACACTTGTAGATATTAGTCATTACACTTTCCAATATTTCATTCACATATGTACATACAATCACACTGTCTCATATTTTTCTATGATCACATATACGTTCTTTTTTTCTTCACACATTTTGTATGCATTAGAATCACCTGCACACACTAACATTAGATATACAATTGTTACagtttacatacatatatatatatatatatattttcacacTTTGTTTACATTTTTacttacacacacatatataaatcTACACACTCATTCTTATTAGCGTAATGAAACACGCACATACAGAGGCATAAAAGAGGGAACTTTCACACACAATTTGGCTTTATTTGTGCCTTCCTTCTGTTTTggtcaacaaaaataaaaaaggaaatagTCTCTCTTTGTCTCTCCCGTAGGAAGAGGAGAAGAGTATCAATTGTAGTAGCAGTACATacacttttatttttattctttcaACACCTCTTTTTGCAATTTTTGTTTATCACATTAGTCAATTTGTGACCATCGTTTCAAGAATTTTGTTGTTGCTTCGTAGTTGGATATATATAAATTtgcgtaaaataatattttaggTTCGTACTTGTTTGTGTGATAGATTGAACTAATTTGAGCAAGATGTTATATTTTTGGTCGTTGAAGAAATTTCCGTCTGATTTCTAAGGCCTCTCATGTATAAAAGACGAgcttttattttaagtttatttatcatttctttaattcattggATAGTTATTtcttctcttactaacatttttaccaAGTGGTTATACCGGTACGGGGAAATACATCTCGAAGACGATACTTGGAAGGAactcgaatcactgtttgtatttactttcaaaattttttataattgtacaaaacataaactcatagtatagtgaaaACTTTATTTTTGTAATGACAGGTTGATATATTCTTGTCGCTTTGtttgtttaacttaaaatttgtcattctctttaggcaagactttgtccgtcaatactttcataactagattaaattgatttggtataaatactttgttaaataaattcacatttttggcgtttaggcaaaaaatactagtccatcttttattttatattctttatacacttttaatacaacatacattttatattgtttcgtataCACCAATACATGTTTTAGttaagttaaattcacatttttGATGTTCGGTAAATACTAGGCCgcccatttacaaatctttcattTTTTAAAAGCATTATAtatttttcactcattttttatacataattcCTTATAATTATTATTCTTACCAAATTTTTTTAGTatccttttgttccttattctattgataggatattcattaaatgaaCACTATTGTTAAcaaaacggtagaaacaagtcaaatcaatttcacttttcttaataattttgttatataaactctttacaccaatgaatattcgtagattatttttacattctttctGCGCTAAtttacctagttatacaattctttagacattttatgtttgatatatgctcttttatacttgaaatacaCACATTATTTATATACTTTATATACCTATTTTACAtactcttatattttttatacatcttCTATATTGTTGTACACATTATTTACATCAACTGATATACCTTTTGTGCCAGTAGATATATACTCATTTTACTAACAAATACACTACTATCGAACGAAGTATATTTTTTTACACGCCTTTGTACATTCCTAtcgatatacattctttataaatacttgatataaatacatttctTATACATTGTATATACTTAGCATATAATCACCCAGTGTAGCTTTTAATGAAATCGCGACATTTTAAAAACAAGTAATAATAGTGATAAATAGATAAATAAACCCCCTCTAGTATTAAgctaaactaagtttaaggactgtcttcgaacaggctctgagggatgttTAATATCTTCCCCTCGGGATAAAGAAAAcacttatctagaatctcataggtttcgtggactgaAATGGAGTAGATACACAAATACACATAGGTTTcctaatttttctaaaaaataaggtggcgactcaaactctttttaaaccagttagaagaacctggaagttgcaaactatcttggacccgttcaaaatagggtgTAACAGAATGCGAATCTGATGGGGAATACCTAGGTTTTGACCTTAATAAACATAATTTAGGTGagcacttgagggatatgtgattatttatctgttattattattattacttgtaatatatatatatatatatatatatatatatatatatatatatatattgtgaacTGCTACAATATTATCTTTGAAAGGGCGCGAGCAAAGCCAAACTTGTGTTCCTTATTTGTTTGAAGACATTACATGTTACTGCTTTCTTTATACTATCCTCACactttcaattgagtctttgtctgtacacatacacatattatacatgcgAGTTGTGCTTTGCGCTCCTTCGAACCTTCTTTAAACTCCTTAGTTTCAGATATTGGTGGGCTAGTCTTACTATTTGTCATCTCGCAGTTGTCCGAATATTCTTTATCAGCTTAGGTGAATGTACTCTTAGAATTCTTAGGCCATTGTATGTATAATTTTGATCACTGCTCTAGCCagattaatttcattctttatttgtcACACATTCTTTATTTTCTACATGCTCTTTGCATCTTACgtattctttatttgttttacAGATTGAatttattagacattctttaattttacatatatactagacataACTTCTTCCACCTCGTCTGCTTTATCGAATAATTTTTgttgacttgtgttgagcttGGAGCCTTTCCAAACTCTCACACCTATTTTTTGGTCTTTACGACCACTCTCGCAgccacattatttttcatacccatttccggTCTTTGTACCATTGTTTTAAATTTACCAtcctttttttaataaaaaatacgGATTTGTACATTCTTCACCTCTCTGGAACACATTTTTTCCAGATTCTAACTCTTGTTCATAGCCTTACTTCTACTCAATACAATCACCAATTCATAGAAATCATACAAATCTCACACAACATAGTATTTTTCCGAACTActtctgacctgattcttgtactgacaagatacgtaggcaaccctacaCAAGGGTCTAGTCTCCCCATTGATTCAAAACGAAAAACTGGGTCAATTATTTTAGAGCAATTCAAAGACCCTCTCCAAAAAAGCTTCTAAAAGCGTCAATAAACCCTTTGAAATCCAAAACCCAACAATGCCAATACCATCCTTACCCCAACCATCACCCGACTTTGGTCCCAAATTCTGGAATATAAGATTTTCTTCTTCTCCCAAGCATAGTAGGCCATGGAACTTTGGCTTGTCGGTGCTTGTTTTTCAACCCCAAGGGTTCAAAACAAGTAAATCCTTCCCCCCTCAACTATACAATAATCGTGTCAACTGACAAAGAGTAATGTCAAAGCTCCCCAAATAGTTTGGTACCAATCATTGCAATCTTACCGATAGGCAcggagtatttttagaaactccgTAAAGGTCGGCATCACCTCTTATTACCTTGCCAGCGGATGAGGATTGTTTTTAAAGCTCCACTGATGTTGACATTTCCTCATAACTAAGCACGCCAATGGATGCAGAGTAGTGTCAAAGCTCTGCCAACGTTCGACCTTCTCCTCCATAACAATCGTCAGTGTACTGGAGTAATGTCAACGCTCCATCTACGGTTTACATCCTTCTTCTTGGCCTCCTGAACATAGTATTATCCAAGATTTGAGACAATGATCGGTCCCTTCCTGGATAATTTTCAAAGCCCCGTGACTGCGATGGACACACCCTTCTACCGTCTACCGGAGTACTTGCTAAACTCCGCCTTCAATCGGCGCCTCTTCTTATATTTTATCTGCAAGAACTAcacacacctgattctcttcttagATGAGATACAAAGGTagccttttgggttcggtactcattatttaaaaaatcacaaaaaaatactttattttgaaaaatcacaaaaaaaaattatttccttctttctaTCATATCTGGACGAACTATGCgtacctgattctcatcaaagatggaATACATAGGCAACCCTTCTTGGATTTGGAACCCCCtattcaaaaaatataaaaatatgttttAGATTCAcatctttgacttggttggtaccaacacaattaggaatgtgcataggaaatAAACAAATAACAATCGATATGATGCAGAGGATTGACTTCGTagtaaaccatagattcttttggtacctctcgtTCACATCTTAAGTGACACCTGAAAAATTCCCTTGCATGAAtttaagacaagaacaaaaccaacctcattatttcatgtgcattgtgtggtgagctttagataacgttcaattgcattgcattgtgatctagaatttggcctgaatgtctgttgaggcgaaattatgtgtaacacttggtataggaaaggatcgtaggacttctttgacccgtttgagcctttctataCTACAAAAtaacattatccctagcattccccctttgatcccagagccttttctttgacaaccacatcataaacctataccatttctgagtgcatACATGCACTATTCCTCTCTTGGCCCCACCTCCCTGAGCGCATTAAAAACGTGCAACCGCGGATAGAAATCCAAGCTGGAGCttccaaagaaaaaaaatattcaaCAGTCCCAGAAAAATAAAGATGAacaacgacctccaaagcaagaaagaGCCCAAAAAAAATAGTCATTCGGGATTTCGAAATACAATCCGTTATATTTTTCACACTCTGGCATACAACTCAGAATTAACATCAAGACTTCGGGCATACAgcccaggtcaattctcttaatccccacagagtctcgAGCATACAACCCCGAACTCTAAAAAAACTCCAACTTGTAAAAGAAGTCGCataagtacaaaagaaagggaaaacaaaacgaagcagatcagcatcagagcacacaaatacaaAACACAACCATAGTGCAACGCTCAGGGAAGGATTAGTTACTCCTTACCCAAATCATATCTTACcattttcccaagcctacattataacccgataacaagccctacgtgatcctaCGCCAAGGGTTATCACATTAATGGATACCTACATGACGGGCAAGtttatggtatcacaattgcatgcattgaaaatatctctgagtatgagtgtacttctctagacatcccaaagttaaaaaaaaaaaatgaaatatgtgTGAAAAATGACTTTTATTCTGGCGAGgccacttgaaacatgaggataagTGTTGTTCCAAACCTTTATTTGAAGCAAGACGAACACATCTTGTCGATACTTAGCTATGTCtaaggtaccacttgaagctgtaggaATTATCCCCAAGTCAATCTCAGTTAGCTGGGAAGAAATTGATGAAATTCTTATGCACAAAACTAATTGTTCGTACTAACTGAAGTCAAGACACGACtctcttcacttcttcatttTGCAACATTTTTTACACAAAAACAACAAACATgcatcaaaacaaaaaaatacaggcacccaccttctaaggcaggtattttaatttcagtcagtcacccactttctaatgcgggtattttaatttcagtcaggcatcCACCTTCTAATGTGGGTATTTTAACTTCAGTCAAGCGCCCATCTTCTAATGCGAGtatttttaatttcagttcaggcacccaccttctaatgcgggttttttaattccagttcaggagtccaccttctaatgcgggtattttaattccagTTTAGGCGGCTTAATGCAGGttttttaatttcagtcaggtgCCTACCTtccaatgcgggtattttaatttcagttcaggtgCCCACCTCCTAATTGCGGGTATTTCAATTCTagtttaggcacccacctcctAATGCGGGTGTTTTAATTTCAATTAGGCtcccaccttctaatgcaggtattttaatttcagtcaggagccgaccttctaatgcgggtatttaatttcagtcaggcgtccaccttctaatgcgggtattttaaattttagTGCatgcacccaccttctaatgcgggtattttaatttcagtcaggtgCCCACCTTCcaatgtgttattttaatttcagtcaggtaCCCACCTTCTAATGCTGGTATTTTACTTTCAGTTAGGCACCCACCTTTAAATCCGGGTATTTTACTTTTTATATAGGCGACCACCTTCAAATACGGGTATTCGATTTCAAAGCTTTGGCACACAAAGCAAAGTATGCATCAGGATTTCGGCACACAACATgagatttcatttcattttaaggCTCTGACACACAAATCAGAGTATGCATCAAGTTCCTCACACACAGTCCAAGACCCCTCTACATTCAAAGCTTCGGCACACAACCCGATTTTTTCATCAGGATCTCGACATACAACTGTAGTCCATTTCAATCCATGGCTCTGAGTTCAATCACCCCTCTCGCAATGTATCATTTTCCTCCCCAACAAGTTTTCCCGAACTATAATCAGTCTGACTCCCATCTTAGGGATATGTAGGTAGCTTGAAATTGAGCACGACCGTTCTTCGTCCTATACTTGTgctacatcccgtattttcatgtgttgAAAATTGTacaagttaaatgatattagtattGAAAACGAGGTTATCCTCCCCATCTTATGGGTGGTTGTAGTGATGGtacaaatgtgttataaatatttgaagttaaacaaatctaagaaaataagttttgtcgaggttcgaaatttatttgatgaaatacggtccaagctataatatcccgtatttttggactagaaaaatttaatcgtccaatatgagaaaaattacccgagcccggagaattcgattatattcaaggatgaaaatcgatagctcggtgtacaaagagtttgaagtcccgaaatgatttaagacgaaaaagtgtgacgatgatgattgagaataatattttatgtgtaccaaaagggacaaTGGACTAATGTTATATTACACGATTATGATAAGGAGTATATAAGGTGTGTTAAAAGTGGTCAATTCAAGTGAAATGCCGGTAATTAGTTAAATTAAAGGGATTAATTAATGGATTAATGGAAAATAAATGATATAATAGTGGACAATTATGGATTCCACGTGGGACTACCAAAATCTGCCCCTTATGACTCATATTTCATTGTACAAGATGTGTTGGTGGCTGCTTAATAGACGAGCCTTctttttccttattaaattaagaGTATGTAGGCCCCACAACTATCTAAGTACTAGGAAACTTCAGAATTCATTACAGATGAACCGTTTCAAATATTtactagcaaaaaaaaaaaaaaatcacctagCCTAGAGGCACCTTTCCACATGGCACCATTTTAAAAAAAGAACAAATGACTCATATGCATACATACGGATCTGATGGCAATAGTGGGACATTCTCACAATTCATAAATGTTAAGGTGGGTCCACACTCCAAATAAAGAAAGGAAAGAGAATTCCTTGAGTTGACACTTTGCAACGTTAGTTCTCCTAAGCTGGCAACAACATGTTATATTCTAGCAAGAAAAAAACTTATCCGCACCGGGTGTATTCACTCAACTAATAAATAAATGACACTTGTCACATTATTTAACTATAAATATTAGTACTTAACTCTAGTTAACCAAATTTTTGCACATAAACttaattaataatataaaaatattctCACACTATTTCTTTTATCTTCTTAACAATAAGTAATTgactgtactttttttttttttacttatcaaACACTTTTGTGCCATTAACTACATCTCAAAGGTCATAACTATATTTCTTTTCAGTGGTACACCCACAATACATAAACAAATATTGTTGTTCTTCATACATGATTCTTATTCCATAAAGCCTGAAGGCTCTTTGTGTTCCTATTGAGGAAATGCCAAGTTGCAACATCTTTCCTTGGCTACAAAACGCTTATACAAAACAATATCTAAATATCATTCAGCAAATATTAGAACCATGAACCACTAAGAAAACCATAGCTACACTGCACATACAGATTTCAAAAACTAATCAAGGCATGTCAACTAGTTTCCTCACAAAATAGCTTAGTTAAGAGTATGGATGTGATAGATGACAAATACTCTACCTAAATATAATAATCAGAAATCTGCAATAACAAAGAAGATTTCGGTAATGAAAAATTTGTGTTCAACTAGTAGATATAAGGATAATTTATTTTAGTCGAGAATTTTTTCAAATAAAAAGCTTAAGGTACATCTTCATCACAAATTCAACAAGCAATAAAAAGAAATCAAGAATACaattttgattatgttattgGTTGCTTTAACTAACGAACCAATCAAaagttttctaaaaaaaaatttaCCATCCAACAAAAGAAATTAAGGATCTTTTACGAATGTGTGTAAGTATACTACTATCTAAAAAATAAAGGACTAGCTTCTCCTGCCCAAATGCCTCAAAATCATAGTATCACATCATTCTCCGAGAAGATCTGACACTTCAATTGTAGTTTCATCCTGATTTCCATGTACTTGCAGATGATTGCTACACAAATAAgaaataatttgaattaaaaaatATTCAAATATATTAATCATAATTATATTACCCCTAACGTTGTGAGAGTACCTGTGTAGTATTCTCAACACCTTGTAACAAGGTAAAAAATGAGACATTTGAGTCATCCAAATCCAAGTCAAAAGCAGTATCcttaaaaaaaaagacaaatcCAAGACAAATTAATAATATAGAACAATTGTTTAAGAtaagaaatttatatgaaaaagaATAAAAGAAAACTAACTTGTAAACTGACTTCTGATATAGACGGTGTTGCTTGACGAGGAGTGTATACATTGTTCTCAAACAAACTTTTTATTGGTGGTGCATCAACTTTTTGAGATTTCACTATAATCAAACAAAACTAATTAGATTATTACAAAAGTTTATTATCAAATGAAGACCTACATAATACTTACTAGTTCTCCCATGAGTTGGTTGAGTAGTTTTTTCCATTTTGGATTTCTCCCAATGATTTTGAATACGCTCTTTGCGAACGCCTGGTGCTCTTACATACAGAGGATCCAATACCTTGTCTTCTATATTTTTCTTACCATTTTTTTTGCTGAAGAATGAACAgtaatgttgtccaattttcctaGATAGTCATCCAATTCATCTGAAGCATTTTTGAGATGTCTTTGAAAAATTTCTCGACACTCTGTATTAGATTTGCTAAGATAAACAAGATTGTAACAAGCCTTCATCACACTATTAGTGTAAACAATCTCAGATGATTCCGAATTTCCATTGCTAGAAGAGCTCTTGCTTggcaaatcttttattcttttccTCACATCTTTGGTCCATCTCTTCAAAATATATTTCGCTAGGATTTCTCTAACCTTATTAGAAGTGAAAACTAGTAGACAATGTGCACATAAAATACCCACAGATTCAAACTTCTTGCAAGTGCATGTCACATGTAAAGTTGTGGAATCCAACTCCACAAACCAATTCTTGGTTGAATTATGCATTCTTACTTCATATTTGGACACTTGACCATCACAATATACTTGTGGCTCAATATAACATGCCCCAGATCCTTTGAGAAACTCTTTCTAAAACATGTTATAAATCTTGTGAGTGTAGACGATAGAAACTTGAGCTAAAATTGGACTACCTTTTACAGCAAGAGTAGGTCCACCTTGTTACAGTTGAAGTCTTCATGTTCTTCACTCAGCCGCCACTTATTTACTTCATTTTTCTCATAGTTAGTGACAAATATGTGCAAATAAGTGCTCAAGTCACCAAGCCCGTTTAATACATGATTAGTACTTTCACTTCGAGATGAGGCTTTCAATCCAGCACTAAAGACATCATTATTAAAAGTTGTGGACCACATGTGTCGAATATTGTAAAGATTCTTCAACCATTTATGTTCTTATATATTATACATTGTAAGCATCATCTCCCAGGTTTCTTCAAACTCAGTAATAGAATCACATTCTGACATACACTTGTTGAAAAGTTTAGAAAAACCTTTATCATTATTAAGTGAGCCCAAATGAGATGGGGCATTCTGGGATATGTGCCATTGACACAGTCTATGTCTAGTTCCAGACATCACTTTTCTAATATCAATTGCCATTCCTTGAGCTTGATCAGTTATAATAGTTTGCGGGGAAATGCCTCCCATTGACTTTAAAAACGTAGAGAATAACCATTTGAAAGATTCTGCCGACTCATCAGATAAAAAAGCACAACCAAAAATTATATTCTGCCAATGATGATTTATTCCAATAAATGGTGCACAAATCATACGATACTTGTTTGTCCGATATGTGGTATCAAAATAAACGACATCACCAAAAATCTCATAGTCAATTCTAGATCGACCATCTCTCCAGAAAAAGTTAGCCATACGCCCTTCAGAATCAAGTTGAACATCCTAATAAAAGAGACTTTCACTCGCTTGTCTATTattaaattcattaacaacactTTGAGCATCCCCAGTTTCCGCCTTAGATTTCATCAACTGGTTTATAAAATTAAAACAATCTTTCTTTGAATAGCCTGAAACATCAACCCCTCCAGCTTCTTCTGCCAGGTA is drawn from Lycium barbarum isolate Lr01 chromosome 8, ASM1917538v2, whole genome shotgun sequence and contains these coding sequences:
- the LOC132608214 gene encoding protein FAR1-RELATED SEQUENCE 5-like, with amino-acid sequence MANFFWRDGRSRIDYEIFGDVVYFDTTYRTNKYRMICAPFIGINHHWQNIIFGCAFLSDESAESFKWLFSTFLKSMGGISPQTIITDQAQGMAIDIRKVMSGTRHRLCQWHISQNAPSHLGSLNNDKGFSKLFNKCMSECDSITEFEETWEMMLTIAGLKASSRSESTNHVLNGLGDLSTYLHIFVTNYEKNEVNKWRLSEEHEDFNCNKKEFLKGSGACYIEPQVYCDGQVSKYEVRMHNSTKNWFVELDSTTLHVTCTCKKFESVGILCAHCLLVFTSNKVREILAKYILKRWTKDVRKRIKDLPSKSSSSNGNSESSEIVYTNSVMKACYNLVYLSKSNTECREIFQRHLKNASDELDDYLGKLDNITVHSSAKKMFCLIIVKSQKVDAPPIKSLFENNVYTPRQATPSISEVSLQDTAFDLDLDDSNVSFFTLLQGVENTTQQSSASTWKSG